From the genome of Lagopus muta isolate bLagMut1 chromosome 22, bLagMut1 primary, whole genome shotgun sequence, one region includes:
- the RPS25 gene encoding 40S ribosomal protein S25, with the protein MPPKDDKKKKDAGKSAKKDKDPVNKSGGKAKKKKWSKGKVRDKLNNLVLFDKATYDKLCKEVPNYKLITPAVVSERLKIRGSLARAALQELLGKGLIKLVSKHRAQVIYTRNTKGGDAPAAGEDA; encoded by the exons ATG CCGCCCAAAGATGATAAGAAGAAGAAGGACGCCGGCAAGTCCGCCAAGAAGGACAAGGATCCGGTCAACAAGTCGGGTGGAAAGGCCAAGAAAAAG AAGTGGTCCAAGGGGAAAGTGAGAGACAAGTTGAACAACCTTGTGCTATTTGACAAGGCCACCTACGACAAGCTGTGCAAAGAGGTGCCCAACTACAAACTCATCACGCCAGCGGTGGTCTCAGAGAGACTGAAGATTCGAGGCTCTCTggccagggctgctctgcaggaactGCTTGGTAAAG GTTTGATCAAACTGGTGTCGAAGCACCGAGCCCAAGTGATCTACACCAGAAACACAAAAGGTGGAgatgctcctgctgcaggggaGGACGCTTAG
- the TRAPPC4 gene encoding trafficking protein particle complex subunit 4, translating to MAIFSVYVVNKAGGLIYQLDHYAPRSDTEKTFSFPLDLVLRPRDERVVVAFGQRDGIRVGHAVLAINGAEVNGRLTADGKDVLEFLSNPANYPVSIRFGRHRLSSNEKLMLASMFHSLFAIGSQLSPEVGSSGIEMLETDTFKLHCFQTLTGIKFVVLADPRQAGIDALLRKIYEIYSDFALKNPFYSLEMPIRCELFDQNLKLALEAAEKAGPFGPGS from the exons ATGGCGATCTTCAGCGTGTACGTGGTGAACAAGGCGGGCGGCCTCATCTACCAGCTGGATCACTACGCGCCGCGCAGCGACACCGAGAAGACGTTCAGCTTCCCGCTGGACCTGGTCCTGCGCCCGCGCGACGAACGCGTCGTTGTGGCCTTCGGGCAGCGCGACGGCATCCGCG TTGGCCACGCCGTGCTCGCCATCAACGGCGCCGAGGTCAACGGGCGCCTGACGGCCGACGGCAAGGATGTGCTGGAGTTCCTGAGCAACCCCGCCAACTACCCCGTGTCCATCCGCTTCGGCCGCCACCGCCTCTCCTCCAACGAGAAGCTGATGTTGGCCTCCATGTTCCACTC GCTGTTCGCTATCGGCTCGCAGCTCTCCCCGGAGGTGGGCAGCTCAGGCATCGAGATGCTGGAGACCGACACCTTCAAGCTGCACTGCTTCCAGACGCTGACAG GGATTAAATTTGTGGTGCTCGCTGACCCCAGGCAGGCAGGGATAGATGCTCTGCTCCGCAAGATCTACGAGATTTACTCTGACTTTGCTCTGAAGAATCCTTTCTACTCTCTGGAGATGCCCATCAG ATGTGAATTGTTTGATCAGAACTTGAAGCTTGCTTTGGAAGCGGCTGAGAAAGCTGGACCATTTGGACCTGGATCATAG
- the SLC37A4 gene encoding glucose-6-phosphate exchanger SLC37A4 isoform X1: MAVGGYGRYRAVIFTAMFVGYTLYYFNRKTFSFVMPAVMAEVPLDKDDLGLITSSQSAAYAVSKFVSGVLSDRLSARWLFAAGLLLVGIVNVLFSWSGSVGAFAALWFLNGLAQGLGWPPCGKVLRKWFEPSQFGTWWAILSTSMNLAGGLGPIVAALVSLNYDWRMTLSFSGFICVIVSFVCLVLIKNEPADVGLPNIDQGTKKGKKGSPSDNSTLAELLLSPYLWVLSTGYLVVFGVKTCCTDWGQLFLIQERGQSMLVGSSYMSALEIGGLVGSIAAGYLSDRAVAKVGLSNYGNPRHALLLSMMAGMCVSMFLFRVTVTGNSPKENHFWTVAFQPLADLTGLKEHELWILTLGAVFGFSSYGPIALFGVIANESAPANLCGTSHAIVALMANVGGFLAGLPFSTIAKHYSWATAFWVAEITCAVSTVAFFLLRNIRTKMGRIPRKAD; this comes from the exons ATGGCGGTCGGCGGGTACGGGCGGTACCGGGCGGTCATCTTCACAGCCATGTTCGTCGGGTACACGCTGTACTACTTCAACCGCAAAACCTTCTCGTTTGTCATGCCCGCCGTCATGGCCGAGGTGCCGCTGGACAAAGACGACCTGG GTCTGATCACCAGCAGCCAGTCCGCCGCGTACGCCGTCAGCAAGTTCGTGAGCGGCGTGCTGTCTGACCGGCTGTCCGCGCGCTGGCTGTTCGCCGCCGGGCTGCTGCTCGTCGGGATCGTCAACGTGCTGTTCTCGTGGAGCGGCTCCGTCGGCGCCTTCGCCGCGCTGTGGTTCCTGAACGGGCTGGCGCAGGGGCTGGGCTGGCCGCCGTGCGGGAAGGTGCTGCGGAAG TGGTTTGAGCCTTCCCAGTTTGGGACTTGGTGGGCAATCCTGTCTACAAGCATGAACTTGGCTGGAGGCTTAGGCCCCATTGTGGCTGCTCTCGTGTCTCTGAACTACGACTGGCGCATGACTTTGTCCTTCTCTGGCTTCATCTGCGTGATTGTCTCTTTTGTTTGCCTTGTCCTGATTAAAAATGAGCCAGCGGATGTTGGGCTGCCCAACATTGACCAAGGAAccaagaaagggaagaaag GTTCCCCCAGTGACAACAGCACtttggcagagctgctcctctcGCCATACCTTTGGGTGCTCTCTACAGGCTACCTGGTGGTGTTTGGTGTGAAAACCTGCTGTACTGACTGGGGACAGCTCTTCCTGATCCAGGAGAGGGGACAATCCATGCTTGTGG GTAGTTCCTACATGAGTGCCTTGGAGATCGGGGGCCTGGTGGGAAGCATTGCTGCTGGATACCTTTCTGACAGAGCAGTAGCAAAA GTCGGTCTGTCAAACTACGGGAACCCTCGGCACGCGCTGCTCCTTTCCATGATGGCAGGGATGTGTGTCTCCATGTTCCTCTTCCGGGTAACAGTCACAGGCAACTCTCCCAAG gaaaATCACTTCTGGACTGTAGCCTTCCAACCTCTAGCTGATCTTACAGGCCTAAAAGAACACGAG CTGTGGATCCTGACTTTGGGAGCTGTGTTTGGGTTTTCCTCATATGGGCCCATCGCCCTGTTTGGGGTTATAGCCAACGAAAGTGCCCCTGCCAACCTCTGTGGCACCTCCCATGCCATTGTGGCTCTGATGGCCAATG TTGGGGGATTTCTGGCTGGACTGCCCTTCAGTACCATTGCCAAGCACTACAGCTGGGCCACAGCCTTCTGGGTGGCTGAAATCACCTGTGCTGTGAGCACTGTGGCTTTCTTCTTACTGAGGAACATCCGCACCAAGATGGGGCGGATTCCCAGGAAAGCTGACTGA
- the SLC37A4 gene encoding glucose-6-phosphate exchanger SLC37A4 isoform X2 has protein sequence MAVGGYGRYRAVIFTAMFVGYTLYYFNRKTFSFVMPAVMAEVPLDKDDLGLITSSQSAAYAVSKFVSGVLSDRLSARWLFAAGLLLVGIVNVLFSWSGSVGAFAALWFLNGLAQGLGWPPCGKVLRKWFEPSQFGTWWAILSTSMNLAGGLGPIVAALVSLNYDWRMTLSFSGFICVIVSFVCLVLIKNEPADVGLPNIDQGTKKGKKGSPSDNSTLAELLLSPYLWVLSTGYLVVFGVKTCCTDWGQLFLIQERGQSMLVGSSYMSALEIGGLVGSIAAGYLSDRAVAKVGLSNYGNPRHALLLSMMAGMCVSMFLFRVTVTGNSPKLWILTLGAVFGFSSYGPIALFGVIANESAPANLCGTSHAIVALMANVGGFLAGLPFSTIAKHYSWATAFWVAEITCAVSTVAFFLLRNIRTKMGRIPRKAD, from the exons ATGGCGGTCGGCGGGTACGGGCGGTACCGGGCGGTCATCTTCACAGCCATGTTCGTCGGGTACACGCTGTACTACTTCAACCGCAAAACCTTCTCGTTTGTCATGCCCGCCGTCATGGCCGAGGTGCCGCTGGACAAAGACGACCTGG GTCTGATCACCAGCAGCCAGTCCGCCGCGTACGCCGTCAGCAAGTTCGTGAGCGGCGTGCTGTCTGACCGGCTGTCCGCGCGCTGGCTGTTCGCCGCCGGGCTGCTGCTCGTCGGGATCGTCAACGTGCTGTTCTCGTGGAGCGGCTCCGTCGGCGCCTTCGCCGCGCTGTGGTTCCTGAACGGGCTGGCGCAGGGGCTGGGCTGGCCGCCGTGCGGGAAGGTGCTGCGGAAG TGGTTTGAGCCTTCCCAGTTTGGGACTTGGTGGGCAATCCTGTCTACAAGCATGAACTTGGCTGGAGGCTTAGGCCCCATTGTGGCTGCTCTCGTGTCTCTGAACTACGACTGGCGCATGACTTTGTCCTTCTCTGGCTTCATCTGCGTGATTGTCTCTTTTGTTTGCCTTGTCCTGATTAAAAATGAGCCAGCGGATGTTGGGCTGCCCAACATTGACCAAGGAAccaagaaagggaagaaag GTTCCCCCAGTGACAACAGCACtttggcagagctgctcctctcGCCATACCTTTGGGTGCTCTCTACAGGCTACCTGGTGGTGTTTGGTGTGAAAACCTGCTGTACTGACTGGGGACAGCTCTTCCTGATCCAGGAGAGGGGACAATCCATGCTTGTGG GTAGTTCCTACATGAGTGCCTTGGAGATCGGGGGCCTGGTGGGAAGCATTGCTGCTGGATACCTTTCTGACAGAGCAGTAGCAAAA GTCGGTCTGTCAAACTACGGGAACCCTCGGCACGCGCTGCTCCTTTCCATGATGGCAGGGATGTGTGTCTCCATGTTCCTCTTCCGGGTAACAGTCACAGGCAACTCTCCCAAG CTGTGGATCCTGACTTTGGGAGCTGTGTTTGGGTTTTCCTCATATGGGCCCATCGCCCTGTTTGGGGTTATAGCCAACGAAAGTGCCCCTGCCAACCTCTGTGGCACCTCCCATGCCATTGTGGCTCTGATGGCCAATG TTGGGGGATTTCTGGCTGGACTGCCCTTCAGTACCATTGCCAAGCACTACAGCTGGGCCACAGCCTTCTGGGTGGCTGAAATCACCTGTGCTGTGAGCACTGTGGCTTTCTTCTTACTGAGGAACATCCGCACCAAGATGGGGCGGATTCCCAGGAAAGCTGACTGA